A section of the Corvus hawaiiensis isolate bCorHaw1 chromosome 16, bCorHaw1.pri.cur, whole genome shotgun sequence genome encodes:
- the MSS51 gene encoding putative protein MSS51 homolog, mitochondrial: protein MAGGRRRGGGGRRGGPRQHPETPGPASSPAPVSPAAATAQPATGAAPKTGRSKKAPEEPAARAPDVDSLGFQAMDRNVPGLSHVILQKLNMKSYEDYKSAMDGRKRGSDFGIRTYFDMFQKMEDTFKFCVECKKLPDALPDPKSLRRCKRCQNVYYCGVACQRANWPLHKKFCKKLKLVALDRLVEWLVFTGDIPFPTETWTKPARDVKGWEDWFSMQEQLEEKLGAIVAGRYMTLLWANAGKPRPEDAELRESIRRLVTDFHSRPLTIGLGLRLFGIDPLTRPLTVHVVGASHVETLNTRLTDYDELTRMFPGHQGVEMVMVGVDVVDGPIMRPPLTTLAPRGRVYLSSYKGLYHDFWESHVETKLAARPDLVVGFHPGFHACPDLLAGWLPTLLLLRDYGLPVLFTVYSEQELKASLQILVELETHIVGYASNPFASLRPEQVYSSPNKAPVYCSSHYIALLGAEAGLGAEELEDDDGWQGGEPSGSAVAGGIAPGLG, encoded by the exons ATGGCGGGCGGGAGGCGCCGCGGGGGtggcgggcggcgcgggggacCCCGGcagcacccagagacccccgggCCGGCCTCCTCGCCCGCACCCGTGTCTCCTGCAGCCGCCACGGCCCAGCCAGCCACAGGCGCTGCCCCCAAAACAGGTCGCTCCAAGAAGGCCCCGGAGGAGCCAGCGGCGAGGGCTCCCGACGTGGACTCGCTGGGCTTCCAGGCCATGGACCGCAACGTGCCGGGGCTGTCCCACGTCATCCTGCAGAAGCTCAACATGAAGAGCTACGAGGACTACAA GTCTGCCATGGACGGCAGGAAGAGAGGCAGCGATTTTGGCATCCGGACGTATTTTGACATGTTCCAGAAGATGGAGGACACCTTCAAATTTTGTGTCGAGTGCAAGAAGCTCCCCGATGCCCTGCCGGACCCCAAAAGCCTCCGGCGTTGCAAGAG GTGCCAAAATGTGTACTACTGCGGTGTGGCATGCCAGCGTGCCAACTGGCCGCTGCACAAGAAGTTCTGCAAGAAGCTGAAGCTGGTGGCTCTGGATCGGCTGGTGGAGTGGCTCGTCTTCACAG gAGACATCCCATTTCCCACGGAGACCTGGACAAAACCTGCCCGGGACGTGAAGGGCTGGGAGGACTGGTTCTccatgcaggagcagctggaggagaagctgggTGCCATCGTGGCAGGCCGGTACATGACCCTGCTCTGGGCCAACGCCGGGAAGCCCCGGCCGGAGGACGCAGAGCTGCGGGAATCCATCCGGCGGCTGGTCACCGACTTCCACTCGCGGCCGCTCACCATCGGCCTGGGACTGCGGCTCTTCGGCATCGACCCTCTCACCAGGCCCCTCACCGTGCACGTGGTGGGGGCTTCCCACGTGGAGACCCTCAACACGCGGCTGACAGACTACGACGAGCTCACACGGATGTTCCCGGGGCACCAGGGCGTGGAGATGGTGATGGTGGGGGTGGACGTGGTGGACGGACCCATCATGAGGCCACCCCTGACCACGTTGGCACCCCGAGGGAGGGTCTATCTCAGCAGCTACAAAGGGCTCTACCACGACTTCTGGGAAAGCCACGTGGAGACCAAGCTGGCTGCCCGTCCTGACCTGGTGGTGGGCTTTCACCCAG GTTTCCATGCCTGCCCAGACCTGCTCGCGGGCTggctgcccaccctgctgctgctgcgggacTATGGCCTGCCCGTGCTCTTCACCGTGTACAG TGAGCAGGAGCTGAAGGCCTCCCTGCAGATCCTCGTGGAGCTCGAGACACACATTGTGGGCTACGCCAGCAACCCTTTTGCCTCACTGCGGCCCGAGCAGGTCTACTCCAGCCCCAACAAGGCACCTGTCTACTGCAGCTCCCACTACATCGCCCTGCTCGGagcagaggctgggctgggggccgAGGAGCTGGAGGATGATGAtggctggcagggaggagagcCCAGTGGTTCTGCTGTGGCTGGGGGCAttgccccagggctgggctga